One window of the Flavobacteriaceae bacterium YJPT1-3 genome contains the following:
- a CDS encoding tetratricopeptide repeat protein translates to MRRYVRVAFLMFSLSLWGQDNPKKIQSNQLRIDSLIQRLDYDQALQLAYDNLKIARLAESKLLLAKTQTEIADLFFRKDNFDSTQIYAERAIDLAKEHSWPEVITQAYLALGNVHYARFEDNKAIAIYQQIDSIAESTGIQQPHVVNAFYNLGKVLLRSYSVQDTTYIGKAEDYFKKGIDMALAIPDTDEEHYGYIMLGNIYGQRGEFRKALPYFEKSLTYFESQDEVKNTALIYWSLGIIQTDLKNYDQAEAYYRKRLDLLTKTGRPLEIAEANRVYAGFLVRIGKHQEAIPYLQKAYDYFQRSDAGYSGVLQGIVNALAASYRETGDYRKATDFYQRALVIKDSLEARKQKDLALELEAKYQNQKKEQQIALLNIQSELLELRQKRQRSVLLIGIIITSVAGVVLFILYRNRQGTNRRLKELDAAKSNFFTNISHELRTPLTLIHGPVEEELENPELSKRSKSNLEIAKRNTERLATLVNQMLDLSQLEAGFYKLQVTPGPLSSFLKLQLESFAYSAAKKSQRLNMETDLSEKQYWYDPDVLQKILVNLLGNAIKYSPEQADIYFNARVEADTLLFTVRNTGVALNKMQLGAIFDRFHRSHEQETGSGIGLALTKELVSLHKGEIVASSRKNSVSFQVRMPVNRLNYTAAEQGTTTKRAEPSTHPQDPEIDHKEWIEIEEVHHSEGINTQFEEQEIILVVDDSEDVRTFLSGILESEYRVITAPNGKIGFQKAIQEVPDLIITDLMMPEDDGLQLTENCKKDDATSHIPVIMLTAKAGDENRLEGLETGADIYITKPFSSKILKQTIENLLTTRKKLQNRFRQEVILTPKEISISSYDERFLESLQQVLDEHLVASDFNAEAFAEALHMSRMQLHRKLKALTGQTTSEFIRNQRLKLAVSLLENSDLNISEIGYQVGFNDHSYFTKCFRESYGSSPSEFCQRKSS, encoded by the coding sequence ATGAGAAGATATGTCCGGGTTGCATTTTTAATGTTCTCCCTGTCCCTTTGGGGACAGGATAACCCTAAAAAAATTCAGTCGAATCAACTGCGTATAGACTCCCTGATCCAGCGTTTGGATTACGATCAGGCCCTTCAACTGGCTTATGATAATCTTAAGATCGCCCGTCTGGCAGAGTCTAAGCTGCTATTGGCCAAAACGCAGACTGAAATCGCTGATCTCTTTTTTAGAAAAGATAATTTCGATTCTACTCAGATCTATGCAGAAAGAGCCATTGATCTAGCAAAAGAACATAGCTGGCCGGAGGTCATCACGCAAGCCTATTTGGCTCTAGGCAACGTGCATTATGCACGATTTGAAGACAATAAGGCTATTGCTATTTATCAGCAAATAGACTCCATCGCCGAGAGTACGGGGATACAACAGCCACACGTGGTGAATGCTTTCTATAATTTGGGAAAAGTGTTGCTTCGATCGTACAGTGTGCAGGACACCACCTACATTGGAAAAGCGGAGGATTATTTCAAAAAAGGTATTGACATGGCCTTGGCCATTCCTGATACTGATGAAGAGCACTACGGCTATATCATGTTGGGGAACATATACGGTCAACGCGGTGAATTTCGTAAAGCCCTCCCGTACTTTGAGAAAAGCCTGACGTATTTTGAGAGTCAGGACGAGGTCAAGAACACGGCTTTAATTTACTGGTCTTTAGGTATTATACAGACCGACCTTAAAAATTATGATCAGGCCGAAGCGTACTACAGAAAGCGGCTTGATCTACTCACCAAAACGGGACGACCCTTGGAAATTGCAGAGGCAAACCGGGTATACGCCGGTTTTTTAGTGAGAATCGGTAAACATCAGGAGGCCATCCCCTACTTACAAAAGGCCTATGACTATTTTCAACGTTCAGATGCTGGATATAGCGGGGTATTACAGGGGATTGTGAATGCTCTGGCCGCGTCTTATCGGGAGACCGGCGATTATCGTAAAGCCACTGATTTTTATCAGCGGGCCCTGGTCATTAAAGACTCCCTGGAAGCAAGAAAACAAAAAGACCTGGCTTTAGAGCTGGAAGCCAAGTACCAGAATCAGAAAAAAGAACAACAAATAGCCTTGCTCAATATCCAGAGTGAGTTGCTGGAACTCCGTCAAAAAAGGCAACGGTCGGTGCTGTTGATCGGGATTATCATTACCAGTGTGGCTGGAGTAGTCTTGTTTATCCTCTATCGAAATCGTCAAGGGACGAATCGCCGACTGAAGGAACTAGATGCCGCCAAATCGAATTTTTTCACCAATATTTCGCACGAATTGAGAACTCCTCTGACCCTGATCCACGGCCCGGTTGAAGAAGAACTTGAAAATCCTGAACTGAGTAAACGCAGCAAGAGCAATTTAGAAATTGCCAAACGAAATACAGAGCGGCTGGCCACGCTGGTCAATCAAATGCTCGACCTTTCCCAATTGGAAGCCGGTTTCTATAAGCTACAGGTAACACCAGGTCCGCTTTCGTCATTCTTAAAACTACAATTGGAATCATTTGCCTACAGTGCAGCTAAAAAATCGCAGCGACTGAACATGGAAACTGATTTATCGGAGAAACAGTACTGGTACGATCCGGATGTGCTTCAAAAAATTCTGGTCAATTTGCTGGGCAATGCGATCAAATACAGTCCAGAACAGGCTGATATTTATTTCAATGCCCGGGTAGAGGCCGATACACTTCTGTTCACAGTCCGAAATACGGGAGTTGCCCTGAATAAAATGCAACTGGGCGCCATATTCGACCGTTTTCACCGGAGCCATGAACAGGAGACAGGTTCAGGAATTGGCTTAGCACTGACCAAAGAGCTGGTTAGCCTTCATAAAGGAGAAATCGTGGCCTCCAGCCGGAAGAATAGCGTCTCCTTTCAGGTGCGAATGCCCGTAAATCGATTGAATTACACCGCTGCTGAGCAGGGTACAACGACAAAACGGGCGGAACCTAGTACCCATCCTCAGGACCCTGAGATTGATCATAAAGAATGGATTGAGATAGAGGAAGTCCATCATTCCGAAGGAATCAATACACAGTTCGAGGAACAAGAAATAATTTTAGTGGTGGATGACAGTGAAGATGTACGCACCTTCCTTTCGGGTATTTTGGAATCGGAGTATCGCGTCATCACAGCGCCCAATGGAAAAATTGGATTTCAGAAAGCCATACAGGAAGTACCCGATTTGATCATCACCGATCTGATGATGCCAGAGGATGACGGACTCCAACTCACTGAAAATTGTAAGAAGGATGACGCCACCTCCCATATTCCTGTCATCATGCTTACGGCCAAAGCCGGTGATGAAAATCGATTGGAGGGTTTGGAAACCGGAGCCGATATCTACATCACTAAACCCTTCAGCAGTAAAATTCTAAAACAAACGATTGAAAATCTATTAACTACCCGTAAAAAGCTACAGAACCGATTCCGTCAGGAAGTCATTTTGACCCCTAAAGAGATTTCGATAAGTTCCTACGACGAACGCTTCCTGGAGTCCCTGCAACAAGTGCTTGATGAGCATTTAGTAGCTTCCGATTTCAACGCAGAGGCCTTTGCTGAGGCCCTCCATATGAGTCGGATGCAATTGCATCGCAAATTAAAAGCCTTAACCGGTCAAACCACTTCTGAATTTATCAGGAACCAGCGATTAAAATTAGCTGTTTCCCTCCTAGAGAACAGTGATCTCAATATTTCTGAAATAGGCTATCAGGTGGGCTTTAATGACCACTCGTACTTTACCAAATGCTTTCGCGAAAGCTACGGCAGTTCCCCTTCTGAATTCTGCCAGAGAAAGTCTTCCTGA
- a CDS encoding OmpA family protein — MKKIVLVFIGIFFIGIVPAQAQFWKKIKERASQVAEETIIRKVEEKTEEKTEQTVDEIFEAPNKIGKQKEDNPASDESWEEEEHGDYEEQEMTVNSNFDFEPGSSIVFSDDFSRDRPGDFPSQWDTNGSGEIVEANGDPWFRLTNKSMYIPLVKRELPENYTIEFDLLTSGLDNRTNSQAFMVLLWADTPGFDRAKTWNMVEISPCQFVPSPGAIEKVENGKRILRNEIGVDYREEIQGQNRISIAVNKTRLRVWLNENKLVDVPRLVPEAANIFKIYTRGLRDSRNVDEIYIKDFRIAETGQDLRSQLMNEGNFTTNEIQFDTNSANLKSSSTSMLDQIGGALADDPSLRVMIVGHTDADGDEASNLLLSQKRAQAVKTYLEEHYGVDPAQLFTSGQGESNPIVSNDTPENKAKNRRVEFIKL; from the coding sequence ATGAAAAAAATAGTCCTAGTATTCATCGGCATCTTTTTTATAGGCATAGTTCCTGCTCAGGCGCAATTTTGGAAAAAAATAAAGGAGAGAGCGAGCCAGGTCGCCGAGGAGACCATCATCAGAAAGGTAGAAGAAAAAACGGAAGAGAAGACGGAGCAAACGGTGGACGAAATCTTCGAAGCTCCTAATAAAATTGGGAAGCAGAAAGAGGACAATCCGGCATCTGATGAATCCTGGGAAGAAGAAGAACATGGAGATTATGAAGAGCAGGAAATGACCGTCAATTCCAATTTCGATTTTGAACCGGGCAGCAGCATTGTATTTTCCGATGATTTTAGCCGTGATCGGCCGGGCGATTTTCCCTCGCAATGGGACACTAATGGCAGCGGGGAAATTGTAGAAGCCAACGGTGATCCATGGTTCCGACTGACCAACAAATCCATGTATATCCCTCTGGTGAAACGCGAACTTCCGGAAAACTATACCATCGAGTTTGACCTTTTGACTTCGGGCTTGGATAATCGGACTAACTCCCAGGCGTTTATGGTTTTGTTATGGGCGGACACCCCGGGTTTTGATCGCGCCAAGACCTGGAACATGGTTGAAATCTCCCCCTGTCAGTTTGTCCCTTCACCGGGCGCTATTGAAAAGGTAGAAAACGGAAAGAGAATATTACGCAACGAGATTGGAGTTGACTATCGGGAGGAGATTCAAGGTCAAAATCGCATTTCCATCGCCGTCAATAAAACGCGCCTGCGGGTTTGGCTTAATGAAAATAAATTGGTTGACGTACCCCGACTGGTACCGGAAGCGGCGAACATTTTTAAGATCTACACTCGCGGACTAAGAGACAGCAGAAATGTAGACGAAATATACATCAAAGACTTTCGAATTGCAGAGACTGGCCAAGATCTCCGCAGTCAACTCATGAATGAAGGCAATTTTACCACCAATGAGATTCAATTTGACACCAACTCGGCCAACCTCAAGTCTTCGTCAACGTCCATGCTTGATCAAATTGGGGGAGCTCTGGCAGACGATCCCTCCCTTCGGGTCATGATTGTAGGGCATACGGATGCTGACGGTGATGAGGCCTCCAATTTACTATTGTCTCAAAAGCGGGCGCAGGCGGTCAAAACCTACCTGGAAGAGCACTATGGCGTAGATCCGGCACAACTGTTCACCAGCGGACAGGGAGAATCGAATCCCATTGTAAGTAATGATACCCCAGAAAATAAAGCCAAGAATAGAAGAGTAGAATTTATAAAACTATAA
- a CDS encoding GIY-YIG nuclease family protein: MHLPYTVYILRCSDGTYYTGFTSPIGRRLDEHQRGEVHYTRDKRPFVLVHSSSFISKMTAYDFERYLKSGSGIAFRNKHFI, encoded by the coding sequence ATGCATTTACCTTACACGGTGTACATTCTGCGCTGCTCAGATGGAACCTACTATACGGGATTCACGTCCCCTATTGGGAGACGTTTGGATGAACATCAGCGAGGCGAAGTCCATTACACTAGAGACAAGCGACCATTTGTTCTAGTTCATTCTTCGTCATTTATAAGCAAAATGACTGCCTATGATTTTGAACGATACTTAAAATCAGGTTCAGGAATCGCTTTTAGAAATAAACACTTCATCTAA
- a CDS encoding NAD(P)-dependent oxidoreductase — MKFALIQERKSPPDRRVVLSPTKLQEAQAQLPKAEFIVESSSVRVFPDSAYAKAGFEVKKDISDAEVMLGVKEVPIEALIPNKKYFFFSHTIKKQPYNRDLLQAILEKNIELYDHEVITRPNGQRLVAFGRYAGIVGAYNGIRAWGKRHGGFDLPKAETLNDRAHLIRELKKVQLPAIKILLTGKGRVGKGAKEMLDAMELPQISVEDYLNKTYDHPVYCQIDIASYNKRKDGVRGNKQDFFAHPEAYRSDFFRFARVTDLFIAGHFYGDGAPYLYTREDAKHPDFKISVVADISCDIDGPVATTIRPSTIADPLYGYDPQSEQEVPFDQEGAVTVMAVDNLPCELPKDASEGFGDMFVEHVLPAFFNGDKDGILERALMTKNGKLTDRYAYLQDFVEGKE; from the coding sequence ATGAAATTCGCCCTTATTCAAGAACGTAAAAGTCCGCCAGATCGTCGTGTCGTACTGAGTCCCACCAAGCTGCAGGAAGCGCAAGCCCAACTTCCAAAAGCCGAATTTATCGTGGAGTCTTCTTCGGTTCGGGTCTTTCCTGATTCCGCTTACGCGAAAGCAGGGTTCGAGGTCAAAAAGGACATATCGGATGCTGAGGTCATGCTGGGGGTGAAAGAAGTGCCCATCGAAGCGCTCATCCCCAATAAGAAATACTTTTTCTTTAGCCATACCATCAAAAAGCAACCCTACAACCGCGACTTGCTGCAAGCCATTCTGGAGAAGAACATCGAACTCTACGATCATGAGGTGATCACCCGCCCCAACGGGCAGCGCTTGGTAGCCTTTGGTCGCTATGCCGGGATTGTAGGAGCCTACAACGGCATTCGGGCCTGGGGAAAAAGACACGGTGGGTTTGACTTGCCCAAAGCCGAAACCTTAAACGATCGGGCTCATCTGATACGCGAACTGAAAAAGGTGCAATTGCCGGCCATAAAGATCTTACTGACCGGTAAAGGGAGAGTGGGTAAAGGTGCGAAGGAAATGCTGGATGCTATGGAACTGCCTCAGATCTCTGTAGAAGACTACCTAAACAAGACCTACGATCATCCGGTTTATTGCCAGATCGATATTGCCTCTTACAATAAGCGGAAGGATGGAGTACGCGGCAACAAACAGGACTTTTTTGCCCATCCGGAAGCGTACCGCTCCGACTTCTTTCGCTTCGCCCGGGTGACCGATCTGTTTATCGCCGGTCATTTCTATGGTGACGGAGCCCCTTATCTGTATACCCGGGAAGATGCCAAGCACCCCGATTTTAAGATCAGCGTAGTTGCGGATATTTCCTGCGATATTGACGGTCCGGTGGCGACCACCATCCGCCCCAGTACCATTGCCGATCCGCTCTACGGCTACGATCCGCAAAGCGAACAGGAAGTACCCTTCGATCAGGAGGGTGCGGTCACGGTAATGGCCGTCGATAACCTACCCTGTGAATTACCCAAAGACGCCAGTGAAGGTTTTGGAGATATGTTTGTAGAACACGTCCTTCCGGCCTTTTTCAATGGGGACAAAGATGGCATCCTGGAGCGGGCCCTAATGACCAAAAATGGGAAATTGACCGACCGCTATGCGTATCTTCAGGATTTCGTGGAGGGTAAGGAGTAG
- a CDS encoding DUF1801 domain-containing protein, whose translation MNPAQAYILNAPEPYKTIMLQLQMIIESTVPGLDLRFKWNVPFFYLNKTKTFCFLKHKKDYIDLGLPYGYRLDNKHNQLIAGGNRKNLRSLRYYKPEDIDEQLLRDTLEELHEIRKRK comes from the coding sequence ATGAATCCAGCACAAGCGTATATCCTGAACGCCCCCGAACCGTATAAGACCATCATGTTACAATTACAAATGATCATCGAGTCTACCGTCCCCGGCCTGGACTTGCGGTTCAAATGGAATGTTCCTTTTTTCTACCTCAACAAGACAAAGACTTTTTGCTTCCTGAAGCATAAAAAGGACTACATCGATCTGGGTCTGCCTTATGGGTATCGCTTAGACAATAAGCACAATCAATTGATCGCCGGTGGGAATCGCAAAAATCTACGTTCTCTGCGCTACTATAAGCCCGAAGATATTGATGAGCAACTGCTTCGTGACACTTTAGAAGAACTGCACGAAATCCGCAAACGTAAATAA
- the kdsA gene encoding 3-deoxy-8-phosphooctulonate synthase: MNLDRIPKLKHTNSNTFFLLAGPCAIEGEEMALRIAEQVVRITDDLKIPYVFKGSFKKANRSRIDSFTGIGDEKALRILRKVSETFDVPTVTDIHEQSDAQMAAEFVDVLQIPAFLVRQTDLVVAAAETGKVVNLKKGQFMSPESMKHAVTKVTDSHNEQVMVTDRGTMFGYQDMVVDFRGIPTMKQFAPVVLDVTHSLQQPNQSSGVTGGRPDMINTIARAGIAAGVDGLFIETHFDPAHAKSDGANMLDLQYLESLLTNLSRLRAVVNTF; the protein is encoded by the coding sequence ATGAACTTAGACCGTATACCCAAGCTAAAGCATACCAATTCCAATACCTTTTTCCTGCTGGCCGGACCCTGCGCCATCGAAGGAGAAGAGATGGCTCTGCGCATTGCCGAGCAGGTGGTTCGCATCACTGATGACTTGAAAATTCCTTATGTATTCAAAGGGAGTTTTAAGAAGGCCAATCGCAGTCGGATCGACAGTTTTACCGGTATTGGAGATGAGAAGGCACTACGGATTTTACGAAAAGTATCAGAAACCTTTGACGTACCCACTGTGACGGATATTCACGAACAGTCCGATGCCCAAATGGCTGCTGAATTTGTGGATGTTTTACAGATTCCGGCATTTTTAGTGCGGCAAACCGACTTGGTGGTCGCTGCGGCCGAGACCGGGAAAGTGGTCAACCTGAAAAAAGGGCAATTTATGAGTCCGGAAAGCATGAAACACGCCGTGACCAAGGTAACGGACAGTCATAATGAGCAAGTTATGGTGACCGATCGCGGAACCATGTTTGGCTATCAGGATATGGTAGTCGATTTTCGAGGAATCCCCACCATGAAGCAATTTGCTCCGGTGGTCCTGGATGTGACTCACTCGCTCCAACAACCCAATCAAAGTAGCGGGGTGACCGGAGGACGGCCGGACATGATCAATACCATTGCCCGGGCAGGAATAGCGGCAGGCGTAGACGGATTATTCATAGAAACCCACTTCGATCCGGCTCATGCCAAAAGTGATGGGGCCAATATGCTGGACCTGCAGTATTTGGAATCATTACTGACCAACCTCAGCCGCTTACGGGCGGTGGTGAATACCTTCTAA
- a CDS encoding dienelactone hydrolase family protein, whose protein sequence is MKSYAYLLTTLCCIALFSCKEQSKTEANAKEEPMTEATTPMSFAEQLDASPRHHEWVTLEVGDKELYTFVVYPEKSEQVKTVMVIHENRGLNDWARYFADQLAAKGYIVLAPDLLSNAQPGIEKTTDFEDSDAAREAIYALSPEGVTKDLDAVFAFAKAMDAGNGAVAVAGFCWGGSQTFRYATNNPDLTSAHVFYGTGPKGAEAYTKIKSPVYGYYGGNDNRVNSTIDSSKIYMQEAKAIYEPVIYEGAGHAFMRRGAEADSDAANKAAHDRAWDRLLDLLEND, encoded by the coding sequence ATGAAATCATACGCTTATTTGCTGACCACCCTATGCTGTATTGCCCTATTCAGCTGCAAGGAACAATCCAAAACCGAGGCCAATGCTAAGGAAGAACCCATGACGGAGGCCACAACCCCCATGAGTTTTGCAGAACAACTGGATGCTTCACCCCGTCATCATGAATGGGTGACTTTGGAAGTTGGCGACAAGGAACTCTATACTTTTGTGGTCTACCCGGAAAAGAGTGAGCAAGTGAAAACCGTGATGGTGATCCATGAAAATCGCGGACTCAATGACTGGGCACGTTACTTCGCCGATCAATTGGCGGCCAAGGGATATATCGTTCTGGCACCCGACTTACTGTCTAACGCTCAGCCAGGCATCGAAAAAACCACTGATTTTGAAGACAGCGATGCCGCCCGAGAAGCCATTTATGCCCTTTCGCCGGAAGGCGTGACCAAAGATCTGGATGCGGTTTTTGCTTTCGCGAAAGCGATGGATGCCGGAAACGGAGCCGTTGCCGTGGCCGGGTTCTGTTGGGGAGGTTCGCAGACCTTTCGCTACGCGACCAACAATCCTGATTTAACGAGTGCCCATGTTTTTTATGGCACCGGACCTAAAGGAGCCGAGGCCTACACTAAGATCAAGAGTCCCGTCTACGGCTACTACGGGGGGAATGACAATCGAGTGAACAGCACCATTGACAGCAGCAAAATCTATATGCAGGAGGCCAAAGCCATTTACGAGCCGGTGATCTATGAAGGGGCAGGCCATGCCTTTATGCGTCGCGGTGCCGAAGCCGACTCTGATGCCGCCAATAAAGCCGCTCATGACAGAGCCTGGGATCGTCTTTTGGATTTGCTGGAGAATGATTAG
- a CDS encoding LytTR family DNA-binding domain-containing protein, whose amino-acid sequence MKKVVVIDDEKAGRTLIQQYLEAFPDLIVVGEANNGVDAVKVINEFKPDIVFLDIQMPGMTGFEVLPHLEEIPQIIFSTAYDKYALQAFEVHAVDYLLKPYTEDRFAKAIEKLSNNTQEVGNLTQSLIMEAPSYPERVLVERNKKLITIAVADIVWIEAYGDYSKLHTQSETLLSNYGISALEEKLPPKQFLRVHRSSIINLGAIKQLDKYGKSYDVTMTNDSVVRVSRGYMDKLKELML is encoded by the coding sequence ATGAAGAAAGTAGTGGTCATTGACGATGAAAAGGCAGGACGCACCTTGATCCAGCAGTACCTGGAGGCCTTTCCTGATTTGATCGTGGTAGGCGAAGCCAACAACGGCGTGGATGCTGTCAAAGTGATCAACGAATTTAAACCGGATATTGTTTTTCTGGACATACAAATGCCCGGCATGACCGGCTTTGAGGTGCTTCCGCATTTGGAAGAAATTCCACAGATCATCTTTTCCACAGCCTATGACAAATACGCCCTGCAGGCCTTTGAGGTGCACGCGGTAGATTATTTACTTAAACCCTACACGGAGGATCGTTTCGCGAAAGCGATCGAAAAATTGAGCAACAATACCCAGGAAGTGGGGAATCTGACCCAAAGTCTGATCATGGAGGCGCCCTCCTATCCCGAACGCGTATTGGTAGAGCGCAATAAGAAATTAATCACCATAGCGGTGGCTGATATTGTTTGGATCGAAGCCTACGGCGACTATTCCAAACTGCACACTCAAAGTGAAACGCTGCTCAGCAATTACGGGATCAGCGCTCTGGAAGAAAAATTACCACCCAAACAATTCTTACGGGTCCATCGCTCGTCCATCATCAATCTGGGTGCGATCAAACAACTGGATAAATACGGCAAGAGCTACGATGTCACTATGACCAACGATAGCGTAGTGCGCGTGAGTCGGGGATATATGGACAAGCTGAAAGAGCTGATGCTCTAA
- a CDS encoding histidine kinase, which yields MTTASRPLKALGISWKEITGLVLFYFFFSLLYRLVLWTNGNGFAFGTDNWGWLRPDRYWDGSGRQYAFLLLASVIIWFLGVYLLRKQKMSYQILAIFFLTPTIVYISRELRYDWLDARGITHLTGPAEVWDWYIPTLFLWIQFGVYFAYRYFKENQRKLRIEGELRQAAMKSELAAIKAQLNPHFLYNVFNTINASVPAEQEETREMIATLADLFRYQLQASQQETVPLREELEFVEKYLSLEKARFEDRLKIEVDVPENLLNEQVPPMLLQPLVENSIKHGLASLIDGGSISIRIFKKEDRLHFEIADTGVGIKDKSQLFNTGIGLTNTKLRLEKMYDATLLVMDNDPRGLKITFAI from the coding sequence ATGACAACAGCATCTCGACCCTTGAAAGCCTTAGGCATCAGCTGGAAGGAAATTACCGGATTAGTGCTCTTCTACTTCTTCTTTTCGCTACTTTATCGATTGGTGCTCTGGACCAATGGTAACGGATTCGCTTTCGGCACAGACAACTGGGGATGGTTACGACCGGACCGGTACTGGGACGGCTCGGGAAGACAGTACGCTTTCCTCTTATTGGCTTCCGTGATCATCTGGTTTTTGGGAGTGTATCTGCTTCGAAAACAGAAAATGAGCTACCAAATTCTGGCTATTTTCTTCCTCACTCCTACGATCGTTTATATCTCTCGCGAACTGAGGTACGATTGGCTGGATGCCCGGGGAATTACCCACTTAACCGGACCCGCTGAAGTCTGGGATTGGTACATCCCGACCCTTTTTCTCTGGATTCAGTTTGGGGTCTATTTTGCCTACCGCTACTTTAAGGAAAATCAGCGTAAGCTGCGCATCGAAGGGGAACTGCGTCAGGCCGCCATGAAAAGTGAACTGGCCGCCATCAAAGCCCAGTTGAATCCGCATTTTCTTTATAATGTCTTCAATACCATCAATGCGTCAGTACCTGCTGAGCAGGAAGAGACCCGCGAAATGATCGCCACCCTGGCTGATCTGTTTCGCTATCAACTGCAGGCTTCACAGCAAGAAACAGTTCCATTACGGGAAGAATTGGAATTCGTTGAAAAATACCTCAGTCTAGAGAAAGCCCGCTTTGAAGATCGTCTCAAGATCGAGGTAGACGTTCCTGAGAACCTGTTGAACGAGCAAGTACCCCCCATGCTGTTGCAACCCCTGGTGGAAAACTCCATTAAACACGGACTCGCCAGCCTGATCGATGGCGGGAGCATCAGCATTCGTATTTTTAAGAAAGAAGATCGTTTGCATTTTGAGATCGCCGATACCGGCGTGGGCATCAAAGACAAATCGCAGCTTTTCAATACCGGCATTGGATTGACCAATACCAAACTCCGACTCGAAAAAATGTACGATGCCACCCTGCTGGTGATGGATAATGATCCTCGCGGACTCAAAATCACCTTTGCGATATGA